Proteins encoded within one genomic window of Deltaproteobacteria bacterium:
- the bioF gene encoding 8-amino-7-oxononanoate synthase produces the protein MERIEKVLIEIDEKGLRRTLRTTVFHDAVRVSIDTKDALLFCSNDYLGLSKDKRVIEATIKATEKYGAGSGAARLISGTMEPHTELEEKILTFKKTTAALLFNSGYAANTGAIPALIGRDGEIFSDKLNHASIVDGCILSRAKLTRYSHADMNSLEDTLKKSKANEKLIITDSVFSMDGDIAPIKDMALLAEKYDALLYIDDAHATGTLGKAGRGSLEHFAIEHNERIIQMGTLGKALGTFGAFIAADKKIIELLINSARSFVFTTSLPPSICASAVKAIEIIEKEPGLVKLLQENASLMRAELEKHGLDTMQSETQIIPVNAGDAKKCATASRALLEKGFFIQAVRPPTVPDGTSRLRITVSAAHSKEDIIKAAIAVKETLHG, from the coding sequence GTGGAGCGCATCGAAAAAGTTCTCATTGAAATCGACGAAAAGGGACTTAGACGCACGCTAAGGACTACCGTGTTCCATGACGCAGTGCGCGTATCCATAGACACCAAAGACGCCCTTCTTTTCTGCTCGAACGACTACCTCGGTCTATCAAAGGATAAGCGCGTAATAGAGGCCACCATAAAGGCTACGGAAAAGTACGGCGCAGGAAGCGGCGCTGCCCGCCTGATATCTGGCACGATGGAGCCGCACACAGAACTCGAAGAGAAAATCCTGACATTCAAGAAAACCACGGCAGCGCTTCTATTTAATTCCGGGTACGCGGCAAACACAGGGGCAATACCCGCGTTAATAGGAAGGGACGGCGAGATTTTCTCCGATAAACTGAACCACGCCTCCATCGTTGACGGCTGCATTCTGAGCCGTGCAAAACTCACGCGCTACAGCCACGCTGACATGAATTCGCTCGAAGATACGCTGAAAAAATCCAAGGCGAATGAAAAGCTCATTATAACGGATTCGGTATTTAGCATGGACGGCGATATTGCGCCAATCAAGGACATGGCGCTGCTTGCCGAAAAATACGACGCCCTTCTCTACATCGACGACGCGCACGCTACCGGAACACTCGGAAAAGCAGGACGAGGCTCGCTCGAACACTTCGCCATAGAACACAACGAGCGCATCATACAGATGGGCACGCTTGGCAAGGCGCTTGGCACGTTCGGGGCCTTTATAGCCGCCGACAAAAAAATAATCGAGCTTCTTATAAACAGCGCAAGGAGCTTCGTGTTTACGACCTCCCTGCCGCCGTCGATCTGCGCCTCTGCCGTAAAGGCAATAGAGATAATAGAAAAAGAACCGGGGCTTGTGAAGCTATTACAGGAGAACGCATCCCTGATGCGCGCGGAGCTTGAAAAGCACGGCCTCGATACCATGCAGAGCGAAACGCAGATAATACCGGTAAATGCCGGCGACGCTAAAAAATGCGCGACTGCGAGCAGAGCGCTCCTTGAAAAGGGGTTTTTCATACAGGCAGTGCGGCCTCCGACCGTGCCGGATGGCACATCGAGACTTCGAATCACCGTAAGTGCCGCGCACTCTAAGGAAGATATAATCAAGGCAGCTATAGCAGTAAAAGAGACGCTACATGGCTGA
- a CDS encoding alpha/beta hydrolase, with amino-acid sequence MADVKKILVHGWATDARVWDGVKNSMDGAATLTLPSHESKAAAAWDSPTLAPALAALTKAAGASPAIGIGWSLGAKVLMKAAADGLINLKALILIAPTPSFVKREGFEFAQSRALTRRMRVDMQKDPAATLKRFYRLNFTPEEMETNAAKTFIEKYETSGGFDYNGVTNALTALMETDLKDDAAKINVPTLLIHGSADEVVPLEASVWLHKKIKNSTHVIIEGAGHAPFLTEEETFIGAIKAFLKGI; translated from the coding sequence ATGGCTGACGTAAAGAAAATACTCGTGCACGGCTGGGCAACGGATGCACGCGTGTGGGATGGCGTAAAAAACAGCATGGATGGCGCTGCCACGCTTACCCTGCCATCGCACGAAAGCAAAGCGGCCGCCGCATGGGATTCGCCTACACTCGCTCCTGCGCTCGCGGCACTTACAAAAGCTGCCGGCGCCTCACCTGCAATCGGCATCGGCTGGTCGCTTGGGGCAAAGGTATTAATGAAGGCAGCGGCAGACGGGCTTATTAACTTAAAGGCCCTTATCCTTATTGCACCGACACCGTCGTTTGTAAAACGCGAAGGCTTCGAGTTCGCGCAGAGCCGGGCGCTTACAAGAAGAATGCGCGTTGACATGCAAAAAGACCCGGCTGCCACACTAAAACGCTTTTACAGATTGAACTTCACGCCCGAAGAAATGGAAACAAATGCGGCAAAGACCTTTATCGAAAAATACGAGACATCGGGTGGCTTCGACTATAACGGAGTTACAAACGCCCTCACCGCGCTTATGGAAACAGACTTAAAAGATGACGCTGCAAAAATAAATGTCCCGACCCTCCTTATTCACGGAAGTGCTGACGAGGTAGTTCCGCTTGAGGCTTCGGTCTGGCTGCACAAAAAGATAAAGAATTCAACGCACGTTATTATCGAGGGCGCGGGGCACGCGCCGTTTTTGACAGAGGAAGAAACCTTTATCGGCGCGATAAAGGCGTTTT